In a genomic window of Narcine bancroftii isolate sNarBan1 chromosome 7, sNarBan1.hap1, whole genome shotgun sequence:
- the LOC138738961 gene encoding uncharacterized protein, which translates to MQYRDVLAIFEEFGLPDNPPIMAPVEIACRPPPYAYVESQGTPDTPDGILESRPLYPDIETLGCDKNLGNRDTSDEVQAPLIKIEGGVIDVETPLESKKIEKELEIQKWNMKKVQDNIKNLNRDINVLGQISEDQKELMVGVLKEVEKITTTLSGEIKAEGMVIGVKDEKCSTDEETRYDPPWEESKRKRLGREKNRHAYLDIVRTKEKDVKQLNYGRKDYLRDERDQYTFDPETLEADRDSDSDEEESEQGGINKCMPRVKKEQKSPKLRYQCPLLITGRGTQKYVPWSRMDLESLMKKLPPLSNGASPWISCFERETCQEQLALADVRTIMIKLKAEGALKQIEKIVRSSKLGDEIEFNPLRNKFWEALRETFPTPYSLDALVTLQLKEGETAHEYFTRAWDLWETGTGERPDHSPLGRAHFRNGIINGLPATVQAKLRDIVGLETMSEDLWKRHLTHAIKRHRQSEHAKSESASQKEVDKTTDKLVRAIEHIGVKLAAQQIVPQVMGPVINPGPQVRNGWERQLGTMYRGEHAVCWYCQNPGHYQRNCPEAGRARGKRLPSMRGYRGRGGNLRGQARGRGGHIDGPQRIGGWQSDQQVQAPQCNDYIEEGAEFDY; encoded by the coding sequence atgcagtaccgcgatgtcctagctatattcgaagaatttggtctccctgataacccacctattatggcccctgtagaaatagcttgtagacccccaccctatgcatatgtggagtcacaaggtacccctgacaccccagatgggatcctggagtcacgtcccttatatccagatattgagacactggggtgtgacaagaacctcgggaatagggacacatcagacgaggtacaggcccctttaataaaaatagaagggggagtaatagatgtagagacccctctggagtccaagaaaatagaaaaggagttagagatacagaaatggaacatgaaaaaggttcaggataacattaaaaacttaaacagagatattaatgtgctggggcagatcagtgaggatcaaaaagaattaatggtaggtgtattgaaggaagtggaaaagataactacaacactgtcaggagaaattaaagctgaaggaatggtaataggagtaaaggacgaaaagtgtagtacagatgaggaaacgagatacgatccaccatgggaggaaagtaaaaggaaaagactcgggagggagaaaaatagacatgcctacctggacatagttagaacaaaagagaaagatgtgaaacaactaaactatggccgaaaagattatcttagagatgaacgtgaccaatatacctttgaccctgagacattggaagctgatagggacagtgacagtgacgaagaagagtcagaacaaggtgggataaataaatgcatgccaagagtaaagaaggagcagaaatccccaaaattgagatatcaatgcccattactgatcacgggacggggaactcaaaaatatgtaccctggtcacgaatggacttagagagtttaatgaaaaaactacctccgttgagtaatggggctagtccatggatttcttgttttgagcgagaaacctgccaagaacaattagcactcgcagatgtcagaactatcatgataaaattaaaggcagaaggggccctgaagcaaatagagaaaattgtaagaagcagtaaattgggggatgaaatagaatttaacccacttcggaataaattttgggaagcacttagagaaacatttcctacaccctatagtttggatgccttggtaacccttcaactaaaggaaggagagactgcacacgagtatttcactcgagcatgggacttatgggaaacagggactggagaaagacccgaccacagccccttaggaagggctcactttcgtaatgggataataaacggactacctgctacggttcaagcaaaattaagggacattgtgggattagagacaatgtcagaggatttgtggaaaagacacctgacacatgcaatcaaacgacatcgtcaatcagagcatgctaagtcagaaagtgcgtcccagaaggaggtggacaaaacaaccgataaattggtgagagccatagaacatataggggttaaattagcggcccaacagatagtcccacaggtcatggggccagtgataaatccgggaccccaagtaagaaatggttgggaaagacagctaggtacaatgtatagaggggaacatgcagtatgctggtactgccaaaatcctggacactaccagcggaactgtccggaggctgggagagcaaggggaaaaagattaccctctatgagaggctatcggggaagaggaggaaacttaagaggacaagcaaggggtaggggtggacacattgatgggccccagagaatcggggggtggcagagtgatcaacaagtccaggcacctcagtgtaatgactatattgaggaaggtgctgaatttgattattga